In Gemmatimonas sp. UBA7669, the following are encoded in one genomic region:
- a CDS encoding MBL fold metallo-hydrolase RNA specificity domain-containing protein, whose protein sequence is MTMHIEFSGAAREVTGSCHILRVGKRTVLLDCGLFQGKRSESREKNARMPVPVEEIDAIVLSHAHIDHAGRLPYLVAQGYKGTIWATNATRDLCAIMLADSAHIQEKDSEYLARHRNEFVEPLYRIEDATRTLEYMVGMPYNKWFDVTDGVRAQFVEAGHILGSASVVLELREGETFKRLIFSGDVGRAGLPIIRDPAPPTGGADVIICESTYGNRDHESVDGAREHLARVVRDTAARGGRVLIPAFAVGRTQELVYDLHQLRREGRIPEIPIFIDSPLATDATAVFAMHPETYDQSEALVRRTSNLFGFPMVKFTREVEESKKLNSLHGPMVIIAASGMAESGRILHHLRHGAADPRNTILIVGFQAEHTLGRRIVERRPELKVFGDPVPLNAQVEVLLGYSAHADRTELREWLHHVRSGGEASGRGRPHVLLVHGEPEAQDAFAVRLQEDGFRADIPEPGDRIPI, encoded by the coding sequence ATGACCATGCACATCGAGTTTTCGGGCGCTGCCCGTGAAGTGACAGGCTCCTGCCATATCCTGCGCGTCGGCAAGCGCACGGTGCTGCTCGATTGCGGCCTGTTCCAAGGCAAGCGCAGCGAGTCCCGAGAGAAGAACGCAAGAATGCCGGTGCCGGTCGAGGAGATCGACGCCATCGTGCTCAGCCACGCCCACATCGATCACGCCGGCCGGTTGCCGTATCTGGTGGCGCAGGGCTACAAGGGCACCATCTGGGCCACGAACGCCACGCGTGATCTCTGCGCCATCATGCTGGCCGACTCGGCGCATATCCAGGAGAAGGACTCCGAGTATCTCGCGCGGCACCGCAATGAGTTCGTGGAGCCGCTCTACCGTATCGAGGATGCCACGCGCACGCTCGAGTACATGGTGGGCATGCCATACAACAAGTGGTTTGATGTCACCGACGGCGTGCGCGCGCAGTTCGTTGAGGCGGGACACATTCTCGGCAGTGCCTCAGTTGTTCTCGAACTGCGCGAAGGCGAGACCTTCAAGCGCCTCATTTTCAGTGGTGACGTGGGTCGCGCCGGTCTGCCCATTATCCGCGATCCTGCACCGCCTACGGGCGGCGCGGATGTGATCATCTGCGAAAGCACCTACGGCAATCGCGATCACGAGTCCGTGGACGGGGCGCGCGAGCATCTCGCGCGGGTGGTGCGCGACACCGCCGCCCGCGGCGGTCGCGTGCTCATACCGGCGTTTGCCGTGGGTCGCACGCAGGAACTGGTGTACGATCTGCACCAACTGCGGCGCGAGGGACGCATTCCGGAGATCCCGATCTTCATCGATTCGCCGCTGGCCACCGACGCTACGGCGGTTTTTGCCATGCATCCGGAGACTTACGACCAGAGCGAGGCGTTGGTGCGACGCACGTCCAACCTGTTCGGCTTCCCCATGGTGAAATTCACACGCGAGGTGGAGGAGTCGAAGAAGCTGAACAGCTTGCATGGCCCGATGGTCATCATCGCGGCCTCGGGCATGGCCGAGTCTGGGCGTATCCTGCACCACCTGCGGCATGGGGCCGCCGATCCGCGCAACACCATTCTCATCGTAGGCTTCCAGGCCGAGCATACCCTTGGGCGGCGCATTGTCGAGCGCCGTCCGGAGCTCAAGGTCTTTGGCGATCCGGTGCCACTCAATGCGCAGGTCGAAGTGCTGTTGGGATACAGCGCACACGCAGATCGAACCGAGCTGCGGGAGTGGTTGCACCACGTGCGATCGGGTGGCGAGGCCAGTGGCCGCGGCAGGCCGCATGTCCTGCTGGTGCATGGCGAACCCGAGGCCCAGGATGCCTTTGCCGTGCGACTTCAGGAGGACGGCTTCCGGGCGGATATTCCCGAACCGGGTGACCGGATTCCCATTTGA
- a CDS encoding HlyD family secretion protein has protein sequence MRTPVRGRVEALLVADGDSVHRGQIVALLESSAQRNAVERLRRTVRQRVLEHQMSRRAAEFDQIRSWEQAVQARVELAQARSMLLTTLVDFGDPRPIDSVLVDPNALPVRIESARGAVVAAASRLRSALNDSGRFALQRDEEVRQSLELASLQAEVQEQEDQLRRLTLRAATSGVVMGSRLDGLLGAMVDEGDILLSVASRSKWEVRTYVREQDVPAIRIGQSVTLEIPWESTVQARPLRGQVIAVATAPMVRSDQRAGLELENPADPRYLVRIALRTPPRSGSGETLAPGSSMRAHIVGRRRSLARVILDQLGGR, from the coding sequence GTGCGCACGCCAGTACGTGGGCGCGTCGAGGCCCTGCTCGTTGCGGATGGCGATTCGGTCCACCGGGGCCAGATCGTGGCGCTACTTGAATCCTCCGCACAGCGCAACGCGGTCGAGCGCCTACGCCGTACGGTGCGGCAGCGCGTGCTCGAGCATCAAATGTCGCGGCGCGCGGCCGAGTTCGACCAGATTCGTTCTTGGGAACAGGCTGTCCAAGCGCGGGTGGAGCTCGCACAGGCGCGGAGTATGTTGCTAACTACGCTGGTCGATTTTGGCGATCCCCGGCCGATTGATTCGGTCTTGGTCGATCCGAATGCCTTGCCAGTCCGCATAGAGAGCGCTCGCGGAGCAGTCGTCGCAGCGGCATCACGGCTTCGGTCGGCACTCAACGACTCCGGTCGCTTCGCGCTGCAACGCGACGAAGAGGTACGACAGTCGCTCGAGCTGGCGAGCTTGCAGGCGGAGGTCCAAGAGCAGGAGGACCAATTGCGCCGATTGACACTGCGAGCGGCCACTAGCGGCGTGGTGATGGGTTCTCGCCTTGACGGTCTGCTAGGCGCCATGGTTGACGAAGGCGACATTCTCCTGAGTGTAGCGAGTAGATCGAAATGGGAGGTTCGCACCTACGTCCGCGAACAGGATGTGCCTGCGATTCGGATCGGGCAATCTGTCACTCTAGAGATTCCGTGGGAGTCGACAGTGCAGGCGCGCCCGTTGCGTGGGCAGGTGATCGCGGTCGCGACGGCACCCATGGTCCGCAGTGATCAAAGAGCTGGTCTAGAGCTTGAGAACCCTGCGGACCCACGTTACTTGGTGCGTATTGCACTACGCACACCACCACGCAGCGGAAGTGGGGAGACCTTAGCTCCCGGGTCCAGCATGCGGGCACATATCGTGGGGCGTCGTAGGTCCCTAGCCCGAGTGATCCTCGATCAGCTAGGGGGTCGCTAA
- a CDS encoding YdcF family protein — translation MSASRLRLPRPRPSRLIWRGLLVLVAGWLVCLVAIAGWSRRSSSASADAIVVLGAAQYGGRPSPVLRSRLDHALGLYKAGRAPRVVLTGGRRPGDLISEAAAGRRYLVRRGIPNDRILLESTGRTSLASMQGAADVLRGQVDSLADRRPRVLLVSDPFHMLRLDVLARMQGLAPLSSPTRTSPISANTVVLEYMLRESVALPTDLALMVWLRLSGRRVDE, via the coding sequence ATGTCCGCGAGCCGACTCCGCCTGCCGCGCCCCCGACCCTCCCGCCTCATCTGGCGGGGACTGCTGGTGTTGGTGGCCGGCTGGCTCGTGTGTCTCGTGGCCATCGCGGGCTGGTCGCGTCGTTCCTCCAGCGCGTCGGCCGATGCCATCGTTGTGCTCGGCGCGGCCCAGTACGGTGGCCGACCGTCGCCCGTATTGCGCTCGCGACTGGATCACGCGCTTGGGCTGTACAAGGCCGGTCGGGCCCCGCGCGTGGTGCTGACTGGCGGACGTCGACCGGGCGACCTGATCAGCGAAGCCGCGGCGGGTCGTCGCTATCTCGTGCGTCGCGGCATTCCCAATGACCGCATTCTGCTCGAGTCCACCGGTCGCACGTCACTGGCGAGCATGCAAGGCGCGGCCGATGTACTGCGCGGCCAGGTGGACTCACTGGCAGATCGCCGTCCGCGCGTGCTCCTTGTGAGCGACCCGTTTCACATGCTGCGCCTCGACGTGCTGGCCCGCATGCAGGGGCTCGCGCCACTCTCGTCGCCCACGCGCACGAGCCCCATCAGCGCCAACACCGTGGTCCTGGAATACATGCTGCGCGAGTCGGTGGCGCTCCCCACCGACCTCGCGCTCATGGTGTGGCTGCGGCTTAGCGGCCGCCGCGTGGACGAGTAA
- a CDS encoding leishmanolysin-related zinc metalloendopeptidase yields the protein MPLMRRGTSAALVLALAALAACGSDPQVPSAAEPTTTSAISSEVASVSPTIPTVRITDAKGKGVRNVLVRWRVTSGGGRVVNDSVRTAGNGEASSGGWTLGPIAGTQTLTATADGVPVVTFTATAAPGPVAQLTRLSAEAGEGVVGSEVATRPSIRTEDVYGNPVPNVAVTFTVTQGGGTVTGGTQTSNASGIATVGAWTLGPQAGQQFLRATALGTQGATFSVNARAGAPSQFVKVAGDNQQAIDGVPVATPPGVRVTDAFGNPVGGVPITFTPGPNSGSVTGGTVLTDPANGTAFVGSWTLGTAATQTLVATSTLVPSVSATFTATVVSSLFKVDVRFIGEGATPAVRNAFTQAAAKWRSIIVGRVHSTLVNRPAGFCGEEWLPAVNETIDDVVIFARITNIDGPLGVLGQAGPCLFNTSTRLTVAGIMEFDAADMDLLLGRGQLQDVILHEMGHVFGIGTLWNFQRSLLVGAGTDTSFFAGPAARQQLNAVNTVLYSGPGVPVANVGGAGSRDSHWRESVFGRELMTPSLNANVANPLSRITVGSLQDLGYTVNLASADPYTVTAPVYAFPFGVSQQTVELESDVKDLPLYGVHPDGRVELVRPARRDLTRPRGGR from the coding sequence ATGCCGTTGATGCGTCGCGGCACATCCGCCGCGCTGGTCCTTGCGCTTGCCGCGCTCGCCGCCTGCGGCAGCGATCCGCAGGTGCCATCGGCCGCCGAGCCCACCACCACGAGCGCCATCAGCTCGGAAGTGGCGTCAGTGTCGCCCACCATTCCCACCGTGCGCATCACCGATGCCAAGGGCAAAGGGGTGCGCAACGTGCTTGTGCGCTGGCGCGTGACGAGCGGCGGCGGGCGAGTCGTCAACGACTCCGTGCGCACAGCGGGCAACGGCGAGGCCAGCTCGGGTGGTTGGACATTGGGTCCTATTGCGGGCACTCAGACACTGACCGCAACGGCCGACGGGGTGCCGGTGGTGACCTTCACCGCCACCGCGGCTCCGGGGCCCGTGGCGCAGCTCACCCGACTGTCTGCGGAGGCGGGCGAAGGTGTGGTGGGGAGCGAGGTGGCCACGCGACCCTCCATTCGGACGGAGGACGTGTACGGCAATCCCGTGCCCAACGTCGCGGTCACCTTCACGGTGACCCAGGGTGGCGGCACCGTGACTGGCGGCACGCAAACCTCCAACGCAAGTGGCATCGCCACGGTGGGCGCGTGGACCCTGGGTCCGCAGGCAGGACAGCAGTTCCTTCGCGCCACAGCCCTTGGCACACAGGGCGCCACGTTCAGCGTGAACGCCAGAGCGGGTGCGCCGTCGCAGTTCGTGAAGGTGGCGGGTGACAATCAGCAGGCCATCGATGGTGTGCCCGTGGCAACGCCGCCGGGTGTGCGTGTCACCGATGCGTTCGGCAATCCGGTGGGGGGCGTGCCCATCACGTTCACGCCGGGTCCCAACTCCGGCAGCGTCACTGGAGGCACCGTGCTGACCGACCCGGCCAACGGCACGGCCTTTGTAGGCAGCTGGACACTGGGCACGGCGGCCACTCAAACGCTGGTGGCCACGAGCACACTCGTGCCGTCGGTGTCCGCGACGTTCACGGCCACGGTGGTGTCGTCACTCTTCAAGGTGGATGTGCGCTTCATTGGCGAAGGCGCCACGCCGGCCGTGCGAAACGCCTTCACGCAGGCCGCGGCCAAGTGGCGCTCCATCATCGTCGGCCGTGTGCACAGCACGCTGGTAAATCGTCCGGCTGGCTTCTGCGGCGAGGAGTGGTTGCCGGCGGTCAACGAAACCATCGATGACGTGGTGATCTTCGCCCGCATCACGAACATCGACGGTCCGCTGGGTGTGCTGGGTCAGGCCGGTCCCTGTCTGTTCAACACCAGCACGCGGCTCACCGTGGCCGGCATCATGGAGTTCGACGCCGCCGACATGGACCTGCTGCTTGGACGCGGCCAGTTGCAGGATGTCATCCTGCACGAGATGGGGCACGTGTTCGGCATCGGCACGTTGTGGAACTTCCAGCGCTCGCTGCTGGTGGGAGCGGGAACTGACACCAGCTTCTTTGCCGGACCTGCCGCACGCCAGCAACTGAACGCGGTCAACACCGTACTCTACTCAGGGCCCGGTGTGCCGGTGGCCAACGTGGGCGGTGCCGGATCGCGCGACAGTCACTGGCGCGAGAGCGTGTTCGGACGCGAGCTCATGACACCAAGCCTCAACGCCAATGTGGCCAATCCACTGAGCCGTATCACGGTGGGCTCGCTGCAGGATCTTGGCTACACCGTCAATCTGGCCTCAGCCGATCCGTACACCGTCACCGCTCCCGTGTACGCCTTCCCGTTTGGCGTCAGTCAGCAGACCGTCGAGCTCGAATCCGACGTGAAGGACCTGCCGCTGTACGGCGTGCATCCCGACGGCCGCGTGGAGCTCGTGCGGCCGGCGCGCCGTGACCTTACTCGTCCACGCGGCGGCCGCTAA
- a CDS encoding OmpA family protein: MRRPRAVFTPLIAIVLQGCFFGHNRQAGIDGLWPKSFGADSGVCANLRPIFVEKYEVTERRNRLEPVTRLTAVENAKISSEAWKSLVMTRNLCGLRAAGALTTEQFAEALAVAGAPEAYLTIRDAARAAGDTALVQAMERLLSQLRPEHSSSDADALAALGREIATLRATIGPERASLIMSLSELRAMMEEQRVLLAGAPRPGADGSNVGGNGADRVAQALVRIEARVDTVARALAILRGPTLRDLYTPLATVVVMFDEAATEPNAQQLLQLDAALAQYRGQPVLFSLVGAADQRGARSRNAALSRARADAVARWLLEKYDVPPAQVSIAALGATTRFGADQAANRRVTVYVLGTAR, from the coding sequence TTGCGCCGCCCACGCGCGGTGTTCACACCGCTGATCGCAATTGTCTTGCAGGGATGCTTCTTCGGGCACAACCGCCAAGCCGGGATAGACGGGCTCTGGCCAAAGTCGTTCGGTGCAGACAGCGGGGTCTGCGCCAACCTTCGCCCGATCTTCGTCGAGAAGTACGAGGTGACGGAGCGCCGAAACCGCCTAGAACCGGTCACGCGCCTAACCGCCGTCGAGAACGCCAAGATATCAAGTGAAGCGTGGAAGTCACTGGTGATGACGCGCAATCTCTGCGGACTCAGGGCGGCCGGAGCGCTGACGACGGAGCAGTTCGCGGAGGCGCTCGCCGTCGCTGGGGCACCGGAGGCGTACCTGACCATCCGCGATGCTGCCCGCGCCGCAGGCGACACAGCGCTCGTACAGGCTATGGAACGATTGCTGTCTCAACTGCGGCCCGAGCACAGCTCCAGCGATGCAGACGCACTCGCCGCACTTGGCCGCGAAATAGCAACGTTGCGAGCGACGATAGGACCGGAACGCGCATCGCTCATTATGTCTCTCAGTGAGCTGCGGGCAATGATGGAGGAGCAGCGGGTCTTACTAGCCGGCGCGCCGCGCCCGGGCGCCGACGGTAGTAATGTGGGAGGAAACGGGGCCGACCGCGTGGCGCAAGCACTCGTGCGCATCGAGGCACGAGTCGACACGGTGGCTCGGGCGCTCGCAATACTCCGAGGCCCGACGTTGCGCGACCTTTACACGCCGCTGGCAACCGTGGTGGTTATGTTCGACGAGGCCGCGACCGAGCCCAATGCCCAACAACTACTGCAACTCGACGCGGCACTGGCCCAGTATCGTGGGCAACCTGTGCTCTTCAGTCTTGTCGGTGCTGCTGACCAGCGCGGCGCGCGTTCGCGAAACGCGGCGCTAAGTCGTGCTCGGGCCGACGCGGTGGCTCGCTGGCTCCTTGAGAAGTATGACGTGCCGCCTGCCCAGGTGAGCATCGCGGCGCTTGGGGCAACCACGAGGTTTGGTGCTGATCAGGCTGCAAACCGGCGCGTGACGGTGTACGTGCTCGGTACCGCGAGGTGA
- a CDS encoding M16 family metallopeptidase, with protein sequence MHIPVESLRLPNGLQVVLSRDHTAPIVAVNLWYHVGSANEREDRTGFAHLFEHMLFQGSANVEANEHFELVQRAGGTLNGSTWLDRTNYYETLPSHQLALALWLEADRMGRMLPAMTQAKLDTQRDVVKNERRWSVDNQPYGTWWERLPALTFPPSHPFHHSLIGSMEHLSDASLEDVADFFRTYYTPDNAVLTIAGDFDREDALRLVHSYFGEFPAGSDRPPLRDMTVPPVFGDTRREVVPDAVALPRVFVACRTPVFGSDGYYAASLAAAVLGLRSGCRLEQSLVRRQRVASQASAFTYDLAKGSDLLVVDATAHPDVTAEQLEAAVLAELDLMHTQGVTEDEVQRARALIETGFVTSMQSAAERADQLSRFATYFGDASLINTQVARYQAVSAADVSRLARERLGPDNRVVLLYVPADGAETDAEAQAMEVGA encoded by the coding sequence ATGCACATCCCCGTCGAGAGCCTTCGGCTCCCCAATGGTCTGCAGGTGGTGTTGTCCCGAGATCACACGGCACCCATCGTGGCCGTCAATCTGTGGTATCACGTGGGATCCGCCAACGAGCGGGAAGATCGCACGGGATTCGCGCACCTGTTTGAACACATGTTGTTTCAGGGTTCGGCAAACGTCGAGGCCAACGAGCACTTCGAACTGGTGCAGCGCGCGGGCGGCACGCTGAACGGATCGACCTGGCTGGACCGCACCAACTACTACGAGACGCTGCCCTCCCATCAATTGGCACTCGCTTTGTGGCTGGAGGCGGACCGGATGGGACGAATGTTGCCAGCGATGACACAGGCGAAGCTCGATACGCAGCGGGATGTGGTGAAAAACGAGCGCCGCTGGTCGGTGGACAACCAGCCCTATGGCACGTGGTGGGAGAGACTGCCGGCGCTCACCTTCCCGCCGTCGCATCCCTTCCATCACTCGCTCATCGGCTCCATGGAGCACCTGAGCGATGCGTCGCTGGAAGATGTCGCCGACTTCTTTCGCACTTATTACACCCCCGACAACGCAGTGTTGACCATCGCCGGTGACTTCGACCGCGAGGATGCGCTGCGGCTGGTACACAGCTACTTCGGCGAGTTCCCGGCCGGCAGCGATCGTCCCCCGCTGCGCGACATGACCGTGCCGCCGGTGTTTGGTGACACGCGACGGGAGGTGGTGCCCGATGCCGTGGCGCTCCCGCGGGTTTTCGTGGCCTGCCGGACGCCCGTGTTCGGCAGTGACGGCTACTACGCCGCCAGTCTGGCCGCCGCCGTGCTCGGTTTGCGCAGCGGTTGCCGCCTGGAACAGTCGCTGGTGCGCCGCCAGCGCGTGGCCTCGCAGGCTTCGGCCTTCACCTACGACCTCGCCAAGGGCAGCGACCTGCTGGTGGTGGATGCCACGGCCCATCCCGATGTCACCGCCGAGCAGCTGGAAGCGGCCGTCCTCGCCGAACTCGACCTCATGCACACGCAGGGCGTGACCGAAGACGAGGTGCAGCGTGCACGCGCCCTCATCGAGACGGGGTTCGTGACCAGCATGCAGTCGGCCGCCGAGCGCGCCGACCAATTGTCGCGCTTCGCCACGTACTTTGGCGATGCGTCGCTCATCAACACGCAGGTGGCGCGCTATCAGGCGGTCAGCGCCGCCGATGTGTCACGACTGGCGCGCGAACGTCTGGGTCCCGACAATCGGGTGGTGCTGCTGTACGTTCCGGCGGATGGCGCCGAAACGGATGCGGAAGCGCAGGCGATGGAGGTGGGGGCATGA
- a CDS encoding erythromycin esterase family protein, translated as MPSTSGLSYFALPCALATLIVGATQLIAQSPDALNGSMERESGVLPRTAFAWAPSAPPAFVSRECVQLGTTLRAAHGNCWLRLSTLAPLPANGGRMDTVMVYQRLSTQGMAGKLLRFSAKLRWAPGADGTVSLVVWTGVGPRPLSAPSDRIAVQQLAQRTAEWRDVSVSIPIRASDASVVVGLWRTGPGDVHADALEVAIGGQSLDQLIASRAPSPADVLRLRQHLTPFPLQGEPLTEGAARQLDRIITGAGVVALGDGIHGTTEFQQVHAQVLSYLLEHRSFTKVGLEANFGVVQRLNAYVRDGVGNPQALVRSLGMWSWQTEEFVRVLQRLRDLQRTKRIDIVLFGMDSQDPTLAVDSAMAAASTLAEPARTQATAVYAQIRTILRGVGAYGSPRAADMQQWAKLAEQGARLLNEKPRDGGRVPWGAHYADLVLQAARQRLNPLSSNRLRDSIMAVNVRWAQRHLGRPGRTILWAHHSHVERVGNSTTAYLSRLGAETVVVIGTATFSGTYLADALNEHRAFSLSAALPGSIEHALHAAGIPVAILNARAAASDRTFPWFRAVHDMRRLGTRAAEPGFQSYRLAPAFDALLFVDQSTASKPIR; from the coding sequence ATGCCGTCCACTTCCGGGCTTTCCTATTTCGCCCTGCCATGCGCTCTGGCAACCCTGATCGTCGGCGCAACGCAACTGATCGCGCAGTCCCCCGATGCTCTCAATGGGAGCATGGAGCGGGAAAGCGGCGTGTTGCCCCGAACGGCATTCGCGTGGGCACCGTCGGCACCACCGGCCTTTGTCAGCCGTGAATGTGTGCAACTGGGTACCACACTTCGAGCGGCGCACGGGAACTGCTGGCTACGCCTTTCCACTCTCGCACCTCTTCCTGCTAACGGGGGGCGTATGGACACCGTAATGGTCTACCAGCGCCTCTCGACACAGGGGATGGCTGGGAAACTCCTTCGTTTTTCGGCCAAGCTGCGGTGGGCACCCGGAGCCGACGGCACAGTCAGCTTGGTCGTCTGGACCGGGGTCGGCCCGCGTCCGCTCAGCGCTCCTAGTGACCGCATCGCGGTTCAGCAGCTTGCGCAGCGCACGGCGGAGTGGCGGGACGTCTCCGTTTCGATCCCCATCCGCGCGAGCGATGCTAGCGTCGTTGTTGGACTGTGGCGGACCGGCCCGGGCGATGTGCATGCGGACGCCTTGGAGGTCGCCATAGGCGGGCAGTCGCTCGATCAGTTGATTGCATCACGCGCTCCTTCCCCGGCTGACGTGCTACGCCTCAGACAACACTTAACCCCTTTTCCGCTGCAAGGTGAACCACTGACCGAAGGTGCGGCGAGGCAACTTGACCGAATTATCACTGGCGCCGGAGTGGTTGCGCTGGGCGATGGGATCCATGGTACCACAGAGTTTCAGCAAGTGCATGCACAAGTTCTCTCGTACTTGCTCGAACACCGATCGTTCACCAAGGTCGGACTTGAGGCGAACTTTGGCGTTGTCCAACGTCTCAACGCCTACGTTCGAGACGGAGTTGGAAATCCGCAAGCGCTCGTTCGTTCGCTCGGCATGTGGTCATGGCAAACTGAGGAGTTCGTCCGTGTCCTCCAGCGCCTACGGGATCTGCAACGCACCAAACGTATTGATATCGTCCTTTTTGGTATGGACTCGCAGGATCCAACCCTTGCTGTGGACTCGGCCATGGCCGCGGCGTCGACTTTGGCAGAGCCCGCCCGGACACAAGCGACTGCAGTATACGCGCAGATCCGCACAATATTGCGCGGCGTAGGCGCCTACGGCTCGCCGCGCGCGGCCGACATGCAGCAGTGGGCGAAACTGGCGGAGCAGGGGGCACGACTTCTCAACGAAAAGCCCCGCGATGGCGGGCGAGTGCCATGGGGTGCGCACTACGCCGACTTGGTTTTGCAAGCGGCACGGCAACGATTGAACCCACTTTCAAGCAACCGTTTGCGCGACAGCATTATGGCGGTGAATGTGCGATGGGCGCAGCGGCATCTTGGTCGGCCAGGTCGTACGATCTTGTGGGCGCACCACTCACACGTCGAGCGCGTCGGAAACTCGACCACCGCGTATCTTTCCCGTCTTGGCGCCGAGACGGTTGTGGTGATCGGCACCGCGACGTTCAGCGGCACCTACCTGGCCGATGCTCTCAACGAGCACCGCGCCTTTTCGTTGTCGGCTGCGCTGCCTGGGTCGATCGAACATGCGCTACACGCGGCGGGCATACCGGTCGCGATACTTAACGCGCGCGCCGCGGCATCGGATCGCACATTCCCTTGGTTCCGCGCAGTTCATGACATGCGCCGTCTCGGCACCCGCGCGGCCGAGCCCGGGTTTCAGAGCTACCGACTCGCGCCCGCCTTTGACGCTTTGCTGTTTGTCGATCAGAGCACGGCAAGCAAACCGATCCGATGA
- a CDS encoding peptidase domain-containing ABC transporter, translating into MATLPTLASGVLLAARLLRLTRHRLRTVATSILLQAGIQLLALPVPLLTKQLFDRAWPARDVTYAHLLVAGIAAFSAGIAFLSALRSYVGQVLATRLSGEIALAFFDRLQRTDTRILDGRQSGETVSRYGDLQKALAAVLGMIQTLLLSVTMLVTAPALLFWLNWRLAVLAVVVVPVSALLTYLMGRIGRRLAQASAEAGANLSAARYESALTFRTVRVVSAEAWMLDRARDATEAAQRAALRLAALNSLRSFLVAAIAAAGTALFSWVGWTMVVREELSLGAFMAFTAYLGLMAGPFGQLLGLVDSMQEAAVALSRFFEYYDAPVDSDADTPTGMAELHSRAANTIVLENVSFGYRTGAWVLRAQSMRVPAGALAALVGPSGAGKSTILRLVARLYAPQSGRVVVGGLDLAHDALHYARRSMGIVLQEGGMVAGSVRDNILMGRNHLSEVAIEQALEATDLIDLVQSLPAGLDTQVSEAGMSLSGGQRQRLAIARAIAGGPPILVFDEATSGLDPHTEHVVLTRIRGAYPLTTMLIATHRETIAHLADQVYWVGGAQIRGGQSHSVMIETDSAYREFWGYGAPQERSLASLARQ; encoded by the coding sequence ATGGCCACACTCCCAACACTCGCATCCGGCGTCCTGCTCGCCGCCCGCCTGCTACGGTTGACGCGGCATCGACTTCGCACGGTCGCGACATCGATTCTTCTCCAAGCGGGCATCCAGTTGCTCGCACTTCCAGTGCCACTGCTCACCAAGCAGCTGTTTGATCGGGCTTGGCCGGCGCGGGATGTTACCTATGCCCATCTGCTTGTCGCGGGTATCGCGGCGTTCTCTGCGGGTATCGCGTTCTTGTCGGCGCTCCGATCGTACGTTGGCCAGGTCTTGGCGACACGCCTGAGTGGCGAAATTGCACTCGCCTTCTTTGATCGACTTCAGCGAACGGACACGAGGATCCTCGACGGGCGGCAGTCAGGCGAAACGGTGAGTCGGTACGGCGATCTCCAGAAGGCGTTGGCGGCGGTGTTGGGCATGATTCAGACGCTCCTTTTGAGCGTCACCATGCTCGTTACGGCTCCTGCGCTGCTCTTCTGGCTCAACTGGCGCTTGGCGGTGCTGGCGGTCGTCGTCGTCCCCGTCAGTGCACTCTTGACTTACCTCATGGGCCGGATTGGCCGACGGTTGGCGCAAGCATCGGCAGAAGCGGGCGCCAACCTGTCAGCCGCGCGCTACGAGTCCGCTCTGACATTTCGAACCGTGCGAGTTGTGTCGGCTGAAGCGTGGATGCTCGATCGCGCGCGTGATGCGACGGAAGCGGCTCAACGCGCAGCGCTTCGACTGGCTGCGCTGAACAGCCTTCGAAGTTTCTTGGTCGCGGCAATTGCGGCGGCAGGCACAGCGCTCTTCTCTTGGGTTGGATGGACGATGGTGGTGCGCGAGGAGCTTTCACTAGGGGCGTTCATGGCGTTCACCGCCTACCTTGGCCTGATGGCGGGGCCATTTGGACAGTTGCTTGGCTTGGTCGATTCGATGCAGGAGGCGGCTGTCGCTCTCTCACGATTCTTTGAATACTACGACGCACCAGTCGACTCGGACGCGGATACGCCGACTGGGATGGCGGAACTGCACTCGCGGGCAGCCAATACGATTGTGCTCGAGAACGTTAGTTTCGGTTACCGCACAGGCGCCTGGGTTCTGCGAGCCCAAAGCATGCGCGTGCCGGCGGGGGCACTGGCGGCACTCGTCGGTCCGAGCGGTGCAGGCAAGTCGACGATTCTTCGACTTGTAGCTCGGCTGTACGCTCCGCAATCTGGACGGGTCGTGGTGGGAGGCCTCGACCTTGCGCATGACGCCTTGCACTACGCACGCCGTTCGATGGGCATCGTACTGCAGGAGGGGGGGATGGTGGCTGGCTCCGTGCGCGACAATATCCTCATGGGACGTAACCACTTGAGCGAGGTCGCCATCGAGCAAGCACTGGAGGCAACCGATCTCATCGACCTAGTTCAGTCCCTGCCGGCGGGCTTGGACACTCAGGTTTCCGAAGCGGGAATGTCGCTGTCAGGCGGGCAGCGTCAACGTCTTGCGATCGCACGCGCAATTGCTGGCGGACCACCCATCCTCGTGTTTGACGAGGCGACCTCAGGCCTCGATCCGCACACGGAGCATGTTGTGCTGACGCGGATTCGGGGCGCGTACCCATTGACGACAATGCTGATCGCAACGCATCGTGAGACCATCGCCCATCTCGCTGATCAAGTTTATTGGGTCGGCGGGGCACAGATTCGCGGTGGCCAGAGCCACTCTGTGATGATCGAGACTGATTCGGCGTATCGCGAGTTCTGGGGGTACGGAGCCCCGCAGGAGCGTTCTCTGGCTTCCTTAGCGCGCCAATGA